In Candidatus Hydrogenedentota bacterium, the following are encoded in one genomic region:
- a CDS encoding peptide chain release factor-like protein, whose translation MPAFGVTPQKEAELLRRMAACGVNEADLEESFIRGSGSGGQKINKTSSCVQLRHRPTGLEVKVQEARSQALNRFFARRRLCELIEEQTLGKKSPEARRQEKIRKQKKRRKRRGTSGESPES comes from the coding sequence ATGCCGGCATTTGGCGTCACCCCCCAGAAAGAAGCGGAATTGCTGCGCCGGATGGCGGCCTGCGGCGTGAACGAAGCCGATCTCGAGGAATCGTTTATCCGGGGAAGTGGGTCGGGCGGACAGAAGATCAACAAGACATCGTCGTGCGTGCAGCTGCGCCACCGCCCCACGGGCCTGGAAGTAAAAGTGCAGGAGGCGCGCTCCCAGGCGCTGAACCGCTTCTTCGCGCGCCGCCGCCTCTGCGAGTTGATCGAGGAACAAACGCTCGGGAAAAAGAGCCCCGAGGCGCGGCGCCAGGAGAAGATCCGGAAGCAGAAGAAACGCCGCAAACGCCGCGGCACATCGGGTGAATCCCCGGAATCGTGA
- a CDS encoding flippase-like domain-containing protein, giving the protein MKKKIQIAAGFALAAYLIWALFKNTDWRAVGEALRDARPGWLALAFALVFVTFVTRVFRWGYIVRTAQPVSFRAMFGATQIGFLANFTLPGRVGEVIRALALARLTRLTFSRCFAFVALDRVTDLVGLIATLLITIVFFNPAEPIPLEDFGITIQPAFIRWGAISTGGALLGIIACFVLLYVNKDLAMRIVDATLGRAAPGIGARLRGMVEQFADGMHIFKSAGDMARAVGWSLVTWAIGTACYFSVLQAFSIDAPWYTAVVVMAFLALAISIPSTPGFVGPFHLAIVAALMVVAPETNLDVAKAAALMAHLVNVIPVWIAGGVCLYTENLGLFELRRESAHMAEE; this is encoded by the coding sequence ATGAAGAAGAAGATCCAGATTGCCGCCGGTTTCGCGCTTGCCGCCTACCTGATTTGGGCGCTGTTCAAGAATACCGACTGGCGTGCCGTCGGCGAGGCGCTGCGCGATGCGCGCCCGGGCTGGCTGGCGCTGGCCTTCGCGCTGGTCTTCGTCACCTTCGTGACGCGCGTTTTCCGCTGGGGCTACATTGTCCGCACCGCGCAGCCGGTGAGCTTCCGCGCCATGTTCGGCGCCACCCAGATCGGGTTTCTCGCCAACTTCACCCTGCCCGGGCGCGTGGGGGAGGTGATCCGCGCGCTTGCCCTGGCCCGGCTCACGCGCCTGACCTTCAGCCGCTGCTTCGCCTTTGTCGCGCTCGACCGCGTGACCGATCTGGTGGGCCTGATCGCCACGCTCCTCATCACCATCGTCTTCTTCAATCCCGCGGAACCGATCCCGCTTGAGGACTTCGGCATCACGATTCAGCCCGCCTTTATCCGGTGGGGCGCGATTTCGACCGGCGGCGCGTTGCTCGGGATCATTGCCTGCTTCGTGTTGCTCTACGTAAACAAAGACCTCGCAATGCGTATCGTAGACGCCACTCTGGGGCGCGCCGCGCCGGGTATCGGCGCACGGCTGCGCGGCATGGTTGAGCAGTTCGCCGACGGCATGCATATCTTCAAGTCCGCGGGCGACATGGCCCGCGCGGTGGGCTGGTCGCTGGTTACCTGGGCCATCGGCACGGCCTGTTATTTCAGCGTGCTGCAGGCTTTTTCCATCGACGCGCCGTGGTACACCGCGGTCGTGGTGATGGCCTTTCTCGCGCTGGCCATCAGCATCCCGAGCACCCCCGGATTCGTGGGGCCCTTCCACCTGGCCATTGTGGCCGCGCTCATGGTGGTGGCCCCCGAGACGAACCTCGACGTGGCCAAGGCCGCCGCGCTCATGGCGCACCTGGTCAACGTCATCCCCGTCTGGATTGCCGGGGGCGTATGCCTGTACACGGAGAACCTGGGCCTGTTTGAACTGCGCCGCGAGAGCGCGCATATGGCGGAGGAATAA
- the galK gene encoding galactokinase: MEFAVLREEFRARFPEAGEPFVCRAPGRINLLGEHLDYNGLPVLPMAIDREVVLAFTGSPEPRVRLRNTDPRFPDADFDVVPDLQPSPPGAWDNYAKAAIAGLNAHFGITEPPGLDVLVDGTLPSAAGLSSSSALVVASALAYLAAAGYTLERDISRRDLARILANAEHFVGTAGGGMDQAILLNAEAGHATKINFIPFQFESLPIPDEAVFLVCDSMVRAEKSGDALLRYNAGPAVCSLITNMINVHLARAFGPEFAIDCLGDLWFGPLCYTRNEVNQLLGEVIRAPRLDGPSIIRFLGMPADLVREYWLDSIPAEPEGIPLQARARHVVTEYYRVEEARDALLAGDLKLFGRLMDGSHQSCRDDYAISTPEVDALADALREAGCLGARLTGAGFGGAVIGLAPAKRAEAILEAVRERYYATRLRSGEAAPAFVARASGAAGYWKGEG; encoded by the coding sequence GTGGAGTTCGCGGTCTTACGCGAGGAATTTCGGGCGCGCTTTCCCGAGGCGGGCGAACCCTTCGTCTGCCGCGCGCCCGGCCGGATCAACCTGCTCGGCGAACACCTCGACTATAATGGCCTGCCCGTATTGCCCATGGCTATCGACCGGGAGGTCGTTCTCGCCTTTACCGGATCACCGGAGCCCCGGGTGCGCCTCCGGAACACCGACCCCCGGTTTCCGGACGCCGACTTCGATGTCGTTCCGGATCTCCAGCCTTCGCCGCCCGGCGCCTGGGACAACTACGCCAAGGCCGCTATCGCGGGGCTGAACGCGCACTTCGGCATCACCGAACCGCCGGGCCTCGATGTACTGGTCGACGGCACCCTGCCTTCCGCCGCCGGGCTGAGCTCCTCGTCCGCGCTGGTGGTTGCTTCCGCGCTGGCCTACCTGGCCGCGGCGGGCTATACGCTGGAGCGTGACATCTCCCGCCGGGATTTGGCCCGGATTCTCGCGAATGCCGAGCATTTTGTGGGCACCGCCGGCGGTGGTATGGACCAGGCCATCCTGCTCAACGCCGAAGCGGGCCACGCCACGAAAATCAACTTTATCCCGTTCCAGTTCGAAAGTCTGCCGATTCCCGATGAGGCCGTTTTCCTCGTGTGCGACTCGATGGTGCGCGCGGAGAAATCCGGAGACGCGCTCCTGCGCTACAACGCCGGACCCGCCGTGTGCAGCCTCATTACGAATATGATCAACGTTCACCTGGCGCGCGCGTTCGGCCCGGAATTCGCCATCGACTGCCTCGGCGATCTCTGGTTTGGCCCCCTGTGTTACACCCGAAACGAGGTCAACCAGCTGCTCGGCGAGGTCATTCGCGCGCCGCGCCTCGATGGCCCGTCGATCATACGCTTCCTCGGTATGCCGGCGGATCTCGTGCGGGAATATTGGCTCGACAGCATTCCGGCCGAGCCGGAGGGGATACCGCTCCAGGCGCGCGCCCGCCATGTGGTGACGGAGTATTACCGCGTGGAAGAGGCCCGCGACGCGTTGCTTGCGGGCGACCTGAAGCTCTTTGGCCGCTTGATGGACGGATCGCACCAGAGCTGCCGGGACGATTACGCCATCAGCACACCCGAGGTGGACGCGCTGGCTGATGCGCTTCGGGAGGCCGGGTGTCTCGGCGCACGCCTGACCGGGGCGGGGTTCGGCGGTGCGGTGATCGGGCTGGCCCCCGCGAAGCGCGCGGAGGCGATTCTGGAGGCGGTTCGCGAGCGGTATTACGCCACGCGCCTGAGGAGTGGTGAAGCGGCGCCGGCTTTCGTCGCGCGGGCGAGCGGGGCGGCGGGGTATTGGAAGGGTGAAGGGTGA
- a CDS encoding helix-turn-helix transcriptional regulator has product MLDYTDEKKYWREARRARGLSVNRLAQQLSKRMGYTITLDQLANWEYRMERRPKVDVWRAIEWQIREWRREDSMANETNDVYARDFVCPGCGALVPGPTVNAEYCMFCGIRFGGRCCAMCGRIEAQESAKFCMKCGSQFPEE; this is encoded by the coding sequence ATGCTTGATTACACGGATGAGAAGAAATACTGGAGAGAAGCGCGCCGGGCGCGAGGGTTGTCCGTGAATCGCCTGGCGCAGCAGCTCTCAAAGCGGATGGGCTACACCATTACCTTGGATCAGTTGGCCAACTGGGAGTACAGGATGGAGCGGCGGCCCAAGGTGGATGTCTGGAGGGCAATTGAGTGGCAGATCCGCGAGTGGCGGCGAGAGGATTCGATGGCCAATGAGACCAATGATGTGTATGCCCGCGACTTTGTCTGTCCCGGGTGCGGGGCCTTGGTTCCCGGACCGACTGTAAACGCGGAGTACTGCATGTTCTGCGGTATCAGGTTTGGCGGGCGTTGCTGCGCGATGTGTGGCCGTATTGAGGCTCAAGAGTCGGCCAAGTTCTGCATGAAATGCGGCTCCCAATTCCCTGAGGAGTAA
- a CDS encoding deoxyguanosinetriphosphate triphosphohydrolase, which translates to MSTTPCVRTLLEEREHTLLRPFATRSSESRGRAIPEEEDAYRTVYQRDRDRILHTKAFRRLKRKTQVFLAPTGDHFRTRLTHTLEVAQISRTVARALFLNEDLTEAIALGHDLGHTPFGHAGESVLNEVYAPGFFHFEQSLRVVEKLEKRHSGRGLNLTWEVRDGILHHSRGKAVLQGRASEGPNTLEGGVVSVCDAIAYINHDIDDAIRAGVIGLDDLPQDALNVLGRGTSQRIDAMVVGLIQGTAEGKLGILPETLEAMNALRDFMYREVYPCEAIDREIRKAKRLLRELYFYLLEYPVDDILEGDPEDSLERRTVDFCAGMTDEFALQLYQNLFFPKPW; encoded by the coding sequence TTGTCCACCACGCCCTGTGTCCGCACGCTGCTCGAAGAGCGCGAGCACACCCTGCTGCGCCCCTTCGCCACCCGATCCAGCGAATCCCGCGGCCGCGCGATTCCGGAGGAGGAAGACGCCTACCGGACCGTGTACCAGCGCGATCGCGATCGCATCCTCCACACGAAGGCCTTCCGGCGGCTCAAACGCAAAACCCAGGTCTTTCTGGCGCCGACCGGCGATCACTTCCGCACGCGCCTGACGCACACCCTCGAGGTGGCGCAGATTTCCCGAACCGTCGCGCGCGCGCTGTTTTTGAACGAAGACCTCACCGAGGCCATCGCGCTCGGCCACGATCTTGGCCACACGCCGTTTGGCCACGCCGGGGAGTCCGTCCTGAACGAGGTGTACGCGCCCGGCTTCTTCCATTTTGAGCAGAGCCTGCGCGTGGTCGAGAAGCTGGAGAAGCGCCACAGCGGGCGCGGCCTGAACCTCACCTGGGAGGTTCGCGACGGCATCCTGCACCACTCGCGGGGGAAGGCGGTGTTGCAGGGGCGCGCCAGCGAGGGCCCCAATACCCTCGAGGGCGGCGTGGTCAGCGTTTGCGACGCCATCGCCTACATCAACCACGATATCGACGACGCAATCCGGGCTGGGGTCATCGGTCTGGACGATCTGCCGCAGGACGCGCTGAACGTGCTGGGCCGCGGCACCTCTCAGCGGATCGACGCGATGGTGGTGGGCCTCATTCAGGGGACTGCGGAGGGGAAACTGGGTATCCTGCCCGAAACCCTGGAAGCCATGAACGCGCTGCGCGACTTCATGTACCGGGAGGTCTATCCCTGCGAGGCCATCGACCGGGAGATCCGCAAGGCGAAGCGCCTGCTGCGCGAGTTGTACTTCTACCTGCTCGAATACCCGGTGGACGATATCCTCGAGGGCGATCCCGAGGACAGCCTCGAACGGCGCACCGTCGACTTCTGCGCCGGAATGACCGACGAATTTGCGCTCCAACTCTACCAGAATCTCTTCTTCCCCAAGCCATGGTGA
- a CDS encoding purine-nucleoside phosphorylase, translating into MGVVSGSGIHLRPLLDEVLAEIPFSEAGLPAAGTSGHEGRFVFGYCGGAPLVLQSGRLHLYEGHEMAVAVAPVGALHRFGVRSLVLTNAAGGLDPALAPGDLVAAEEIIPWRYTAHRFPDRMRPAFVVPGCTAAGTYAWMHGPCYETRAEIRALQAMGATTVGMSAAAELERCQALGMRAGVISCVTNDCTSQESLSHAQVVAVAERASGELCEILRAYLALCGSEGEAYGGY; encoded by the coding sequence GTGGGCGTGGTATCGGGCTCGGGCATCCATTTGCGTCCCCTGCTGGACGAGGTGCTGGCGGAAATCCCGTTTTCCGAGGCGGGACTGCCGGCGGCCGGGACCTCGGGGCATGAGGGCCGCTTCGTCTTCGGGTACTGCGGCGGCGCGCCCCTGGTGTTGCAATCCGGGCGACTCCACCTCTACGAAGGGCACGAAATGGCGGTCGCCGTGGCCCCCGTGGGCGCGCTGCACCGATTCGGGGTCCGGTCGCTCGTGCTGACCAACGCGGCTGGCGGCCTGGATCCGGCGCTCGCGCCCGGCGATCTGGTGGCCGCCGAGGAGATCATTCCCTGGCGCTACACCGCGCACCGCTTTCCCGATCGCATGCGCCCCGCTTTCGTGGTCCCCGGATGCACCGCCGCGGGGACCTATGCCTGGATGCACGGCCCCTGCTACGAGACCCGCGCGGAGATCCGGGCGCTTCAGGCGATGGGGGCGACCACGGTGGGCATGAGCGCGGCCGCGGAACTCGAGCGCTGCCAGGCCCTCGGCATGCGCGCCGGCGTCATTTCCTGCGTCACCAACGACTGCACCTCCCAGGAAAGCCTCTCGCATGCACAGGTCGTCGCCGTCGCGGAACGGGCCTCCGGCGAGTTGTGCGAAATACTGCGCGCCTACCTCGCCCTGTGCGGTTCCGAAGGCGAAGCTTACGGCGGCTACTGA
- the amrA gene encoding AmmeMemoRadiSam system protein A, with protein sequence MTEQASPFLTPGEERLLLRIARDSLAAYVNEERRIDVDAYPLTPVLREPHGAFVTLHLHGELRGCIGHTRNLEPLARAVRDNAINAAVRDPRFPPVSPGEVGQIHIEVSALRPGAAPDTPFIPVRDIGEIVIGRDGVYLEGAGARGGGLLLPQVPVERNWDVRQFMEAVCAKAGAAPDAWNDPACRIYRFSAQVFAEPAPAGNGNGGR encoded by the coding sequence ATGACTGAACAGGCGTCCCCCTTCCTGACTCCCGGCGAGGAACGGCTGCTGCTGCGGATCGCGCGCGACAGCCTGGCGGCCTACGTGAATGAGGAACGCCGCATCGATGTGGACGCCTACCCGCTGACGCCCGTGCTGCGGGAGCCGCACGGCGCGTTCGTCACCTTGCACCTGCACGGCGAGCTGCGTGGCTGCATCGGGCATACCCGCAACCTCGAACCGCTCGCGCGGGCCGTGCGCGACAACGCGATCAACGCCGCCGTCCGGGACCCGCGCTTCCCCCCCGTTTCCCCCGGCGAGGTCGGCCAGATACACATCGAGGTGTCGGCGCTACGCCCGGGCGCCGCGCCGGACACGCCGTTCATCCCCGTGCGGGACATCGGCGAGATTGTCATCGGGCGCGATGGCGTGTACCTGGAAGGCGCGGGCGCGCGCGGCGGCGGCCTGCTGCTCCCCCAGGTGCCCGTGGAACGCAACTGGGACGTGCGCCAGTTCATGGAGGCGGTCTGCGCCAAAGCCGGCGCGGCCCCGGACGCCTGGAACGACCCCGCATGCCGGATCTACCGGTTTTCCGCCCAGGTCTTCGCCGAACCCGCGCCCGCCGGTAACGGCAACGGCGGGCGGTGA
- the amrB gene encoding AmmeMemoRadiSam system protein B, whose protein sequence is MRLIAICLLFPGLFLCAPARAQYESVRLCVAAGSMFPETPEGLRGAVTRLLDEAQAPVSEDPLYACLVPHGPYGISGRIAAQAFKHLRPGQFKRVIVLGASHAEIEFEDCSIAAVDAYATPIDFIPVDKVAVRKLGYSTLFSMRSMRYDHQRRGFLSTSERKPIHEYEHSIEMVLPFLQERLGHFELVPVLVGRLYNPELRYDPARVEDRAEAIAKQIRKLMDKDTLLVVSSDFVHFGNDFSYRPFDTDIFSRIERIDRAGLSRLAANDYDEFETFHRKSGEVPICGLNALRVLLKVLPYNAYGVLLGHDMSGRFYNDESRSVSYASMNFYLSPKGRPEIPIERLEIEERERAAEPPPAATTGEAPITLTNIKRNRAEND, encoded by the coding sequence GTGCGACTGATTGCCATTTGTTTATTGTTCCCCGGATTGTTCCTATGCGCGCCGGCGCGGGCGCAGTACGAAAGCGTGCGCCTGTGCGTGGCCGCCGGCAGCATGTTTCCCGAAACCCCGGAGGGGCTTCGCGGCGCGGTGACACGGCTGCTCGACGAAGCCCAGGCGCCCGTTTCCGAAGACCCGCTCTACGCGTGCCTCGTGCCGCACGGGCCCTATGGCATTTCGGGCAGAATCGCGGCCCAGGCGTTCAAGCACCTCAGGCCCGGGCAGTTCAAGCGGGTAATCGTGCTGGGCGCGTCCCACGCCGAGATCGAATTCGAGGATTGCTCCATCGCGGCGGTGGACGCGTACGCGACGCCGATCGATTTTATTCCCGTCGACAAGGTGGCGGTCCGGAAGCTGGGCTACTCCACGCTTTTCTCGATGCGATCCATGCGCTACGATCACCAGCGCCGGGGCTTCCTCAGCACGAGTGAACGCAAGCCGATCCACGAGTACGAACACTCCATCGAGATGGTGCTGCCATTCCTCCAGGAGCGCCTGGGCCATTTCGAGCTCGTTCCGGTGCTCGTCGGCCGCCTGTACAATCCCGAGCTCCGTTACGACCCCGCGCGCGTGGAGGATCGGGCCGAGGCCATCGCCAAGCAAATCCGGAAATTGATGGACAAGGATACGTTGCTGGTGGTCAGTTCCGATTTTGTCCACTTTGGCAACGACTTCAGCTACCGCCCCTTCGATACGGATATCTTCAGCCGGATCGAGCGCATAGACCGTGCGGGCCTCTCGCGGCTTGCGGCGAACGACTATGACGAATTCGAGACCTTCCACCGCAAGTCCGGCGAGGTTCCGATCTGCGGCCTGAACGCCCTCCGCGTGCTGCTCAAGGTGCTGCCGTACAACGCGTATGGCGTACTGCTCGGGCACGACATGTCCGGGCGCTTCTACAACGACGAGAGCCGGAGCGTGAGCTACGCGTCCATGAATTTCTACCTCTCGCCGAAGGGGCGTCCGGAGATCCCGATCGAGCGGCTGGAAATCGAGGAGCGGGAGCGGGCCGCCGAGCCCCCGCCCGCCGCCACGACCGGCGAAGCCCCGATCACCCTCACCAACATCAAGCGGAACCGCGCGGAAAATGACTGA
- a CDS encoding prolyl oligopeptidase family serine peptidase, with protein MNLTTALVSLSLSLTGLSDAEFGAAIEKALGGIKPDQMTAAYLDAISFAHLDARAEAYEDLKTPEDVRAWQAEKRNYFVEAIGGFPDRAPLNSRVVGAGEGEGFRYEKVIFESLPGLYVTGVLFLPVTDGPWTAVIVPCGHSANGKAAEAYQRASILLARHGIAAFCYDPIGQGERVTYLKEDGSAAVGSTVEHTLLDVGAILTGTSIAQYRIWDGMRAIDYLQSRPDIIADKIGASGNSGGGTLSSYIMALDERVAAAAPSCYVTSWKRLLETIGPQDGEQNIFGQIKHGLDHADYLHLRAPKPTLMLTATRDFFDIEGSWDTFREAKRVYTRLGVPERVGLVETDATHGFSIELRQGMVQWMQRWLLGVDAPVTEVDFGILSDPDMQCTPKGQVAYLERARSVLDLNVERAESLKARRAAFWRHTPRAEVIEKVRALAGIRSEGALPAPAADVLAEETAGGHRVQDLLITTEPGIVLPARAWLPVSGSIAKARLIAPGDGLDSAQPHIDAGIGVDEAVLVVSVRGTGLTENFKWKGAWQHVGNDFSDFMRAYLNTLSYVGMRAEDLTQAAAWWAGQTEAPVSLHAIGEATAPALHAAALQPDRFAHVTLEGGIPTWQAVVETERPHNQLINTVHNALAWYDLDLLEALIPEEQLTVTGAAVAAF; from the coding sequence ATGAATCTGACCACCGCGCTTGTTTCTCTTTCTCTCTCCCTGACTGGTCTCTCCGACGCCGAATTTGGCGCCGCGATCGAAAAGGCGCTCGGCGGGATAAAGCCGGACCAGATGACGGCGGCGTACCTGGACGCCATCTCGTTTGCGCATCTTGACGCGCGCGCGGAGGCGTATGAGGACCTGAAGACCCCCGAGGATGTCCGCGCCTGGCAGGCGGAGAAGCGAAACTACTTCGTGGAGGCGATCGGTGGCTTTCCCGACCGCGCGCCACTCAACTCCCGGGTCGTTGGCGCGGGCGAAGGCGAGGGCTTCCGGTACGAGAAGGTCATCTTCGAGAGCCTGCCGGGCCTCTATGTGACGGGTGTGCTCTTCCTCCCCGTAACGGATGGCCCGTGGACGGCGGTGATCGTACCCTGCGGGCACAGCGCCAACGGCAAGGCCGCCGAAGCGTACCAGCGCGCCTCGATCCTGCTGGCGCGCCACGGCATCGCGGCGTTCTGCTACGACCCCATCGGCCAGGGCGAACGCGTGACCTATCTCAAGGAGGACGGGTCCGCCGCCGTGGGATCGACGGTCGAACACACGCTGCTGGACGTGGGCGCGATCCTCACCGGCACAAGCATCGCGCAGTACCGCATCTGGGACGGGATGCGCGCGATCGACTATCTGCAGAGCCGCCCCGACATAATCGCGGACAAGATCGGGGCGTCGGGCAACTCCGGCGGGGGCACGTTGTCGAGCTATATCATGGCGCTCGACGAACGGGTGGCCGCCGCCGCGCCAAGCTGCTACGTGACGTCCTGGAAGCGTCTGCTGGAGACCATCGGGCCGCAGGACGGCGAGCAGAATATCTTCGGCCAGATTAAACACGGCCTCGATCACGCCGATTACCTTCATCTGCGCGCGCCGAAGCCGACGCTGATGCTCACGGCCACCCGCGACTTTTTCGATATTGAAGGGAGCTGGGACACCTTCCGGGAGGCCAAGCGCGTCTACACCCGCCTCGGCGTTCCGGAGCGGGTCGGCCTGGTGGAAACCGACGCGACCCACGGCTTCAGCATCGAACTCCGCCAGGGCATGGTCCAATGGATGCAGCGCTGGCTTCTTGGCGTAGACGCGCCGGTTACCGAGGTGGATTTCGGCATCCTCAGCGATCCCGATATGCAATGCACTCCGAAAGGCCAGGTGGCCTATCTGGAACGCGCGCGCAGCGTGCTCGATCTCAACGTGGAACGGGCCGAATCGTTGAAAGCCCGGCGCGCCGCCTTCTGGCGCCATACGCCCCGCGCCGAAGTCATCGAGAAGGTGCGCGCGCTGGCCGGCATCCGCTCCGAGGGCGCGCTTCCGGCCCCGGCGGCGGACGTGCTCGCGGAAGAAACCGCCGGCGGCCACCGCGTCCAGGATCTCCTCATCACCACGGAACCGGGCATCGTGCTCCCGGCCCGCGCCTGGCTGCCCGTTTCTGGAAGCATCGCGAAGGCGCGCCTGATCGCGCCGGGCGACGGTCTGGACAGCGCACAGCCGCACATCGACGCGGGCATCGGAGTCGATGAAGCGGTGCTTGTGGTGTCGGTCCGTGGCACAGGCCTGACCGAAAACTTCAAGTGGAAAGGCGCGTGGCAGCATGTGGGCAATGACTTCAGCGACTTCATGCGGGCCTACCTGAACACGCTGTCTTATGTCGGTATGCGCGCGGAAGATCTGACGCAGGCGGCGGCCTGGTGGGCGGGCCAGACGGAGGCCCCCGTGTCGCTGCACGCAATCGGCGAAGCGACCGCGCCCGCGCTGCACGCCGCCGCGCTCCAGCCGGACCGATTCGCGCACGTGACCCTGGAAGGCGGCATCCCGACGTGGCAGGCGGTCGTGGAAACCGAGCGCCCGCACAACCAGCTCATCAACACCGTGCACAATGCGCTCGCCTGGTACGACCTGGACCTGCTCGAAGCCCTGATCCCGGAAGAACAGCTGACCGTCACCGGCGCGGCCGTGGCCGCGTTTTAG
- a CDS encoding transposase, whose protein sequence is MPRTARIVLPGVPHHITQRGNNRQQVFFDDADHKAYLAMLREEALDHGFRILGYCLMPNHVHIVGIPARKASLARTVGAANFRYTVHAKRKYRRHGHLWQGRFYSCPMDENHTIRALCYVELNPVRAGMQSLAWEYTWSSAKAHSFSHAESSLLNLERWRGRFTALEWREHLLETSGNTAFLNRIRYCTQKGRPLGDADFEKRAMRIAKGT, encoded by the coding sequence ATGCCACGGACCGCGCGCATAGTGCTCCCTGGAGTTCCACACCATATCACTCAGCGGGGCAATAACAGACAGCAGGTATTCTTCGACGACGCAGATCATAAAGCGTATCTCGCAATGCTCCGAGAAGAGGCGCTTGATCATGGGTTCCGCATCCTGGGGTACTGCCTGATGCCAAACCACGTGCACATTGTCGGAATTCCTGCGCGAAAAGCGTCCTTGGCCCGGACCGTGGGGGCTGCGAACTTCCGATATACCGTGCACGCTAAGCGAAAGTATCGTCGCCACGGGCACCTTTGGCAAGGCCGGTTCTACTCCTGCCCCATGGACGAGAACCACACGATACGAGCACTGTGCTACGTCGAGCTGAACCCGGTCCGGGCCGGGATGCAATCGCTTGCCTGGGAATACACGTGGTCGAGTGCGAAAGCGCATAGTTTTTCTCACGCCGAGAGTTCATTATTGAACTTGGAACGGTGGCGTGGCCGTTTCACCGCTCTTGAGTGGCGGGAGCACCTGCTGGAAACATCGGGAAATACCGCCTTCTTGAACAGAATTCGGTACTGCACGCAAAAAGGCCGCCCGCTTGGCGATGCCGACTTTGAAAAGCGCGCTATGCGGATTGCGAAAGGAACGTAG